From Candidatus Woesearchaeota archaeon, the proteins below share one genomic window:
- a CDS encoding nucleotidyltransferase domain-containing protein — protein MVDKATDIKLRILNLYCSDYLVQHHIREMATLIKKSHVTLLSHLSALEKDKVLNAKTIGKNKVYTLNLENTLTKHYLIMSEVFESIRYQEQLFLIKRITTEIANHNIPGSVILFGSYAKKTFTGDSDIDLFYLGDSNEKDISKIKTIGKMYGKTIAIKTATVQNFAKGLRKKDALIMEILKYHIILLNHDSFINALWSYYGEIS, from the coding sequence ATGGTCGATAAAGCAACCGATATTAAACTAAGGATTTTGAATCTTTACTGCTCAGATTACTTGGTCCAACATCATATCCGAGAGATGGCTACATTAATTAAAAAAAGCCATGTTACGCTTCTTTCTCACCTGAGTGCGTTGGAGAAAGACAAAGTTCTGAATGCTAAGACCATAGGCAAAAACAAAGTTTATACCTTAAATCTTGAGAATACCCTCACCAAACATTATCTGATAATGAGCGAAGTTTTTGAATCAATACGTTATCAAGAACAACTATTTCTGATTAAGAGAATAACCACGGAAATTGCTAACCATAATATTCCTGGCTCAGTCATCTTGTTTGGTTCTTATGCTAAAAAAACGTTCACCGGAGATAGTGATATAGATCTCTTTTATTTGGGCGATAGTAACGAGAAAGATATCAGCAAAATAAAAACCATTGGGAAGATGTACGGAAAAACTATCGCTATTAAGACCGCAACAGTACAAAACTTTGCGAAGGGATTGAGAAAAAAGGATGCTTTAATTATGGAAATCCTAAAATACCACATCATTTTACTCAATCACGATAGTTTTATCAATGCATTATGGAGCTACTACGGTGAGATTTCATGA